One Methanobacterium alcaliphilum DNA segment encodes these proteins:
- a CDS encoding DUF4012 domain-containing protein: MEGKNAVILLLLVSIIGLTVSAYMLYSSTSVDVTQGDKKILLCAVDETEKRPGMGAIDMAFIIDMKDGKIVNETSVYPGKMYHPTKSPPAALQAMGLNRWLLHDSLWNNNTEEGVQVAKEIVEYHTGEKIDVVVLVNTEAVDAMIRAIGPIYVEGRGNINGSSLEFVRESQYAGASRGPAVEAIMQAMTKAVQDKTKLLVLLQVGINQYQEGNIVVIPKEAMIKFMVANGIKRTF; this comes from the coding sequence TGTTATATTCATCTACTTCAGTTGATGTAACTCAAGGCGATAAAAAAATACTGCTCTGTGCTGTTGATGAAACTGAGAAAAGACCAGGAATGGGTGCTATTGATATGGCTTTCATTATTGATATGAAAGACGGTAAAATAGTAAACGAAACTTCAGTCTATCCCGGTAAAATGTACCACCCCACTAAATCGCCTCCTGCAGCTTTACAGGCCATGGGACTTAATAGATGGTTGTTGCATGATTCACTGTGGAATAACAACACTGAAGAAGGAGTTCAAGTAGCTAAAGAAATCGTAGAGTACCATACTGGTGAAAAAATTGATGTAGTTGTTTTAGTTAACACGGAAGCCGTAGATGCCATGATTCGAGCTATAGGGCCGATTTATGTAGAAGGCCGGGGAAATATCAATGGAAGCTCTCTAGAATTTGTGCGAGAATCACAATATGCTGGAGCATCAAGAGGGCCAGCTGTGGAAGCAATAATGCAAGCTATGACTAAAGCAGTTCAAGATAAAACAAAATTATTAGTTCTTCTTCAAGTCGGTATAAACCAGTATCAAGAAGGGAACATTGTAGTCATTCCAAAAGAGGCTATGATTAAATTTATGGTAGCCAATGGTATCAAAAGAACATTTTAA